Proteins encoded by one window of Emticicia oligotrophica DSM 17448:
- a CDS encoding TolC family protein — MKTNIIKAFTFLYMCLQVGVVNAQKISLNEAIQKGLENRLELKSQALNIEIANQENEKVKARWLPQVSANADVRWNTQLQTTVLPFALPGSSESQTTVQLGRPFNNTFALQAEQKVYDANKKVDKQVNATQIEVQKNTLEQQKINIRQAITEAYYSAVFNKEKLKLSETALQRATAYLEAAQVKFEQGAILKNDLDKFSLDVSNAKLTHTKNQQDYELSLVSLQYQLNTNDKSEPAEDLTSVFSYSQVVENQLNTDKRTELKVEEFNLQLNELNAQKQKVKNLPTISAYGNYSFFQLAQTFNPFASGTWFPANYIGIRANIPIFDGKQAKLSTQDYVIRQKINQYNIERLKNDFNYESKSTWNTLQQSKLNLEEAKKNITLAQQILETDKFRFEKGVIVVSDLKNSEYSLQNAENQYLSSIYNFLVASVRYKKASGNL; from the coding sequence ATGAAAACAAATATCATCAAAGCATTTACTTTTCTCTATATGTGCTTGCAAGTGGGCGTTGTTAATGCTCAAAAAATAAGTTTGAACGAAGCCATTCAAAAAGGACTTGAAAACCGACTTGAACTAAAAAGCCAAGCCTTAAATATTGAAATAGCCAACCAAGAAAACGAAAAAGTAAAAGCCCGTTGGCTGCCACAAGTCAGTGCTAATGCCGATGTAAGATGGAATACTCAGCTTCAAACGACCGTATTACCCTTTGCATTACCTGGTTCGAGCGAATCACAAACTACGGTGCAATTAGGACGCCCCTTCAACAATACTTTTGCTCTTCAAGCTGAACAAAAGGTGTATGATGCCAATAAAAAAGTGGATAAGCAAGTAAATGCCACTCAAATTGAGGTTCAGAAAAATACGCTTGAACAACAAAAAATTAATATCCGTCAAGCAATTACCGAGGCTTACTATTCGGCAGTTTTTAATAAAGAAAAACTAAAATTATCTGAAACTGCCCTTCAAAGAGCCACCGCTTATTTAGAGGCCGCTCAAGTAAAATTCGAGCAAGGGGCTATTTTGAAAAATGATTTAGATAAGTTTTCGCTCGATGTGAGCAATGCAAAACTTACGCACACAAAAAATCAACAAGATTATGAATTGAGTTTGGTTTCGCTGCAATATCAGCTTAATACCAATGATAAAAGTGAACCAGCAGAAGATTTAACTTCGGTTTTTAGCTACTCACAAGTTGTTGAAAATCAACTAAATACTGATAAACGAACAGAATTGAAAGTCGAAGAATTTAATCTTCAACTCAATGAACTTAATGCTCAGAAGCAGAAAGTTAAAAATTTACCGACAATCTCTGCTTACGGAAATTACTCGTTTTTTCAATTAGCACAAACCTTTAACCCTTTTGCAAGTGGAACTTGGTTTCCTGCCAATTACATAGGTATTCGGGCAAATATTCCAATTTTTGACGGAAAACAAGCTAAACTTTCAACGCAAGACTACGTTATTCGTCAGAAAATTAATCAGTACAATATTGAAAGATTGAAAAACGATTTCAATTATGAGTCGAAAAGCACTTGGAATACATTACAGCAATCGAAATTAAACCTAGAGGAAGCGAAGAAAAATATCACGCTTGCACAACAGATTTTAGAAACTGATAAATTTAGGTTCGAAAAAGGTGTCATTGTTGTTTCTGACCTTAAAAATTCAGAATATTCACTACAAAACGCCGAAAATCAGTACTTAAGCAGTATTTATAACTTCTTGGTAGCAAGTGTTAGGTATAAAAAAGCAAGTGGAAATTTGTAA
- a CDS encoding ADP-ribosylglycohydrolase family protein, giving the protein MKNKILVIILLSIATLTNAQKMITMSKEKLKDKIMGGWAGQTIGVTFGAPVEFKFNGTMINDYQKIPWYNGLLHKTMTNSPGVYDDLYMDLTFVEVFEREGLDAPVESHAKAFANAGYMLWHANQAARYNILQGIMPPASGHWLNNPHADCIDYQIEADFAGLMSPGMPNAASKISDKIGHIMNYGDGWYGGIYIGAMYSLALVSNDINYVVNEALKTVPKQSKYYECISDVIRWHKMYPDNWKKTWFELQQKWTNDIGCPDGVFAPFNIDATINSAYVVLGLLYGKGDFTKTMEITTRCGQDADCNPSSAGGILGAMLGYKAIPAYWKLGLKEIEDMDFKYTSTSLNDVYEIGTKHALLNIERNGGKVSGNMISIKSQAPSVVRFEESFEGHYPLDKKWIGKNLENDIELEFEGNGFVVKGESKPKEGSSWDSKSEKFAQIEVYLDDKAIETVKLPIRFTTRRHEICWKYQLSDSKHKIKLKLLNPDPEVNCYLSELVWYSSKPQQAQTIRTFGPYKKQ; this is encoded by the coding sequence ATGAAAAACAAGATTTTAGTAATTATTCTGCTTTCGATTGCAACACTCACCAATGCTCAAAAAATGATAACGATGAGCAAAGAAAAACTCAAAGATAAAATTATGGGTGGTTGGGCAGGTCAGACGATTGGCGTTACTTTTGGAGCTCCCGTAGAATTCAAATTCAACGGAACCATGATTAATGATTACCAAAAAATTCCGTGGTACAATGGTCTTCTTCACAAAACCATGACCAATAGCCCAGGTGTTTATGATGACCTTTACATGGATTTAACGTTTGTAGAAGTTTTTGAGCGAGAAGGACTTGATGCTCCAGTAGAGTCACACGCTAAGGCTTTTGCCAATGCTGGATATATGCTTTGGCACGCCAATCAAGCGGCTCGCTATAATATTTTGCAGGGTATCATGCCACCTGCTTCAGGGCATTGGCTCAATAATCCGCACGCCGATTGCATTGATTATCAAATCGAAGCAGATTTTGCGGGTCTTATGTCACCGGGAATGCCTAATGCAGCCTCAAAGATTTCTGATAAAATCGGGCATATTATGAATTACGGAGATGGCTGGTACGGAGGAATATACATTGGTGCTATGTACTCTTTAGCTTTAGTTTCAAATGATATTAATTATGTCGTAAACGAAGCCCTTAAAACTGTTCCCAAACAATCGAAATATTATGAATGTATTTCAGATGTAATCAGATGGCACAAGATGTATCCAGATAACTGGAAGAAAACTTGGTTTGAATTACAACAAAAATGGACAAACGATATCGGCTGCCCCGATGGTGTTTTTGCTCCATTTAATATTGATGCTACTATCAACTCGGCTTATGTAGTCTTGGGATTACTTTATGGGAAAGGTGATTTTACAAAAACAATGGAAATCACAACCCGATGCGGTCAAGATGCCGACTGTAATCCATCCTCAGCGGGAGGAATTTTGGGGGCCATGCTTGGCTATAAAGCTATTCCTGCTTATTGGAAGTTAGGCTTGAAGGAAATTGAAGACATGGATTTTAAATATACTTCTACTTCTCTCAATGATGTTTATGAAATTGGTACTAAACATGCTCTCTTAAATATTGAACGTAATGGTGGCAAAGTTTCAGGAAATATGATTTCAATAAAAAGTCAAGCACCATCAGTAGTTAGATTTGAAGAAAGCTTTGAAGGGCATTATCCGCTTGATAAAAAATGGATTGGCAAGAACTTAGAAAACGATATTGAACTCGAATTTGAAGGAAATGGCTTTGTTGTAAAAGGAGAAAGTAAACCCAAAGAAGGAAGTTCGTGGGACTCCAAAAGCGAAAAATTCGCTCAAATTGAAGTTTATTTAGACGACAAAGCCATCGAAACTGTCAAATTACCCATAAGATTTACTACTCGCCGACACGAGATTTGCTGGAAATATCAACTCAGTGATTCGAAGCATAAAATTAAACTTAAATTACTTAATCCAGATCCCGAAGTAAATTGCTATTTATCAGAACTGGTTTGGTATTCGAGCAAACCACAGCAAGCACAAACAATTAGAACTTTTGGACCTTATAAGAAACAATAG
- a CDS encoding GRP family sugar transporter, producing the protein MFIIQNYTLAVIFTFVTMLCWGSWANTQKLTSKDWRFEAFYWDYVFGILLMSIIFAFTFGSIGEGGRSFLADIKQADNQSIRSAIFGGIVFNAANILLVAAITIAGMSVAFPVGIGLALVIGVVVNYIDNPVGDKSMLFGGVALIVLAILLNANAYRKMQSNQGNVSTKGLVLSVIAGILMGYFYKYVAASMFSDFNVPEAGKLSPYTAVFFFAIGVLLSNFPFNTLLMKRPFVGPPINYTDYFGGSFKNHLMGILGGMIWCKGMSFNIIASGKAGPAISYGLGQGATIVAAIWGIYIWKEFKNAPKGTSLILNMMLLCYIIGLGMIIAAR; encoded by the coding sequence ATGTTTATCATTCAAAATTATACACTTGCTGTAATTTTTACATTTGTTACGATGCTCTGTTGGGGTTCATGGGCCAATACTCAAAAACTAACATCAAAAGATTGGCGTTTTGAGGCTTTTTACTGGGACTATGTATTTGGAATTTTATTAATGTCTATCATTTTTGCTTTCACCTTTGGTAGTATAGGCGAAGGTGGGCGAAGTTTTCTAGCCGATATAAAACAAGCTGATAATCAAAGTATTCGGTCTGCAATCTTCGGGGGTATTGTGTTTAATGCAGCCAATATTCTGTTAGTTGCAGCCATCACCATTGCTGGCATGTCGGTTGCTTTTCCAGTCGGAATTGGTTTAGCATTAGTCATTGGAGTAGTTGTTAATTATATAGATAATCCAGTAGGAGATAAATCCATGCTCTTTGGTGGCGTAGCATTAATTGTCTTGGCGATTTTACTAAATGCCAATGCCTACCGAAAAATGCAAAGCAATCAAGGAAATGTTTCTACAAAAGGTTTAGTTTTATCAGTGATAGCGGGGATTCTAATGGGCTACTTCTACAAATACGTGGCAGCATCAATGTTTTCTGATTTTAATGTACCCGAAGCGGGAAAACTGAGTCCTTATACGGCGGTTTTCTTTTTTGCAATTGGAGTTTTATTAAGCAATTTCCCATTTAATACTTTATTGATGAAACGTCCTTTTGTTGGTCCACCCATCAACTATACTGATTATTTTGGAGGTTCGTTTAAAAATCACTTAATGGGAATTTTAGGTGGAATGATTTGGTGTAAAGGAATGTCATTTAACATCATTGCTTCAGGAAAAGCTGGCCCTGCTATATCTTATGGATTAGGTCAGGGAGCCACCATAGTAGCCGCTATTTGGGGTATTTATATCTGGAAAGAATTCAAAAATGCACCTAAAGGTACTTCCCTAATCTTAAATATGATGCTTTTATGTTACATCATTGGATTGGGGATGATTATTGCCGCAAGATAA
- a CDS encoding ABC transporter ATP-binding protein, protein MIALLEGAGKEYEVGDQKIVALHPTSLQLNEGELMLIIGPSGSGKTTLLSLLGCVIYPSFGDLWVAGKHINQLKGKELSKLRLDTIGFVFQSFNLLAPLNAEDNVALPLKLQGYSNTEVKNKVQKALEIVGMTERRKNLPKQLSGGQQQRIAIARALVTEPKLILCDEPTASLDKDSLEIVMKELRALAKKGKSVAVVTHDPRLEAYADRVVEVKNGIATEIFKS, encoded by the coding sequence ATGATTGCTCTACTCGAAGGTGCTGGCAAAGAATATGAAGTTGGCGACCAAAAAATAGTGGCATTACACCCGACCTCCTTACAGCTAAACGAAGGTGAACTTATGCTTATCATTGGTCCATCGGGTTCTGGTAAAACAACCTTACTTTCATTGTTGGGCTGCGTAATTTATCCTTCATTTGGCGATTTATGGGTTGCGGGTAAACACATCAATCAATTAAAGGGGAAAGAACTCTCTAAACTACGCCTCGATACCATCGGTTTTGTGTTTCAGAGCTTTAATTTACTTGCTCCGCTCAATGCAGAAGATAATGTTGCATTACCGCTTAAATTACAAGGATATTCTAATACAGAGGTAAAAAATAAAGTACAAAAAGCACTTGAAATAGTTGGCATGACCGAACGTAGAAAGAACTTACCCAAGCAACTTTCAGGCGGTCAACAACAACGTATAGCCATTGCCCGTGCATTAGTTACTGAACCAAAACTTATTCTCTGCGATGAACCAACCGCATCTCTTGATAAAGATTCCTTGGAGATAGTCATGAAAGAACTACGAGCCTTAGCAAAAAAAGGTAAATCTGTGGCGGTTGTCACGCATGACCCTCGTTTGGAAGCATACGCCGACCGTGTCGTAGAAGTAAAAAATGGCATTGCCACCGAGATTTTTAAATCATAA
- a CDS encoding HlyD family secretion protein produces MKNFLSIIFVLAVLTSCNKKADNDATQKAKADSLAKVPTTNNQILGVARIEPEDGILQLTAGTSGRVLAVLIKENQEVAKGQNLLQIENSIEQAQLEQSESKISTQKAAVAVSQANLETARVNLKNARDTYERNLRLFEGNAQTKQALDDSKATVDKLTKEVETAAANIEQAKSKINEIQADINYFRTVVNQKKSVALLAGKVLKVLTKTGDYVNNTTQIAEFAPKGSLIAKTEVDELYAEKIQLGQKAFIISQTTGDTLAQGSVSYAADYLKQKSLFKDQSTEQEDRRVRDVSIRLESGKMPLIGSRVDCVILLK; encoded by the coding sequence ATGAAAAATTTCTTATCAATCATATTTGTTCTGGCAGTATTGACTTCGTGCAATAAAAAAGCCGATAATGATGCTACCCAAAAAGCCAAAGCCGATTCTCTAGCGAAAGTACCAACCACCAATAACCAAATTTTAGGGGTTGCTAGAATAGAACCAGAAGATGGAATTCTACAATTAACCGCGGGTACAAGCGGACGAGTTTTAGCTGTTTTGATAAAAGAAAACCAAGAAGTAGCCAAAGGGCAAAACTTATTGCAAATAGAAAACAGTATAGAGCAAGCTCAATTAGAGCAATCTGAAAGTAAAATTAGCACTCAAAAAGCAGCTGTTGCAGTTAGTCAAGCTAATTTGGAAACAGCAAGAGTTAACTTAAAAAATGCCAGAGATACTTATGAGCGAAATCTTCGTCTTTTTGAAGGAAATGCTCAAACCAAACAAGCCCTCGACGACAGCAAAGCTACCGTTGACAAACTAACAAAAGAGGTTGAAACTGCTGCTGCGAATATCGAACAAGCGAAAAGTAAAATCAATGAAATACAAGCTGACATAAATTATTTCCGAACGGTTGTAAATCAGAAGAAATCGGTGGCACTTTTGGCGGGTAAAGTTTTGAAAGTATTGACTAAAACTGGGGATTATGTCAATAACACCACCCAAATCGCAGAATTTGCTCCAAAAGGTTCACTCATTGCCAAAACTGAAGTAGATGAACTTTATGCCGAAAAAATTCAATTAGGACAAAAAGCTTTCATCATTTCACAAACAACTGGTGATACGCTTGCTCAAGGTTCGGTTAGCTATGCGGCCGATTATTTGAAGCAAAAATCTCTTTTCAAAGACCAATCAACTGAACAAGAAGACCGACGTGTACGTGATGTTTCGATTAGATTAGAATCAGGAAAAATGCCACTCATCGGTAGCCGTGTAGATTGTGTCATTTTATTGAAATGA
- a CDS encoding MarR family winged helix-turn-helix transcriptional regulator produces MSKKIVELVNLWSKYEDENPEMSITDFCVRYLAENNDTRYVTDTLKLPINAQLASLMGRLVKFSNHYAKKALDHFPLNNLEDWVYLISLMDLRTPKKSELIYEMLSEFPSGIDIIKRLIAADLVEEFPDENDKRSKRVRITEKGLQVLSESMSYMDKVGVMAFDTLSASEKEMVVNILKRLDNFHNERFKEVRVSEFNEAFEILTK; encoded by the coding sequence ATGAGTAAAAAAATAGTAGAATTAGTGAATCTTTGGTCGAAATATGAAGATGAAAACCCAGAGATGAGCATTACAGATTTTTGTGTTCGTTATTTAGCCGAAAATAACGATACAAGATATGTAACTGATACACTAAAACTACCCATTAATGCACAATTAGCAAGTTTGATGGGGCGTTTGGTAAAGTTTTCTAATCATTACGCTAAAAAAGCACTCGACCATTTCCCACTAAATAACCTCGAAGATTGGGTATATTTAATTTCATTAATGGATTTGAGAACGCCCAAGAAGAGTGAATTGATTTATGAAATGTTATCGGAATTTCCATCTGGAATTGATATTATCAAGCGTTTAATTGCGGCCGATTTGGTAGAAGAATTCCCAGATGAAAATGATAAACGCTCAAAGCGAGTGAGAATCACCGAAAAAGGCTTACAGGTTCTTAGTGAAAGTATGTCGTACATGGATAAGGTAGGAGTTATGGCATTTGATACACTTTCGGCTAGCGAAAAAGAAATGGTAGTGAATATTCTAAAACGATTGGATAATTTCCATAATGAGCGTTTTAAGGAAGTTCGAGTTTCTGAGTTTAACGAAGCTTTTGAAATTCTAACCAAGTAA
- a CDS encoding HAD family hydrolase codes for MNIKVIAFDADDTLWVNEPYFLENEHKFCALLEDYLPHHSISQELFKTQMQNLPLYGYGVKCFTLCMVETALRITDNTLNVKILEKIIENGKEMLQKPIELLDGVEETLQALSKDYRIVVATKGDLLDQERKLKKSGIEHFFHHIEIMSEKKTPDYEKLIKHLDIQPEEFLMIGNSIKSDVLPVLDAGGYAVHVPYHTTWAYEQVEHNIDNPKFTKVDVIKDILPFLLA; via the coding sequence ATGAATATTAAAGTAATTGCCTTCGATGCCGATGATACCCTTTGGGTAAATGAACCCTATTTCTTAGAAAATGAGCATAAATTCTGTGCTTTATTGGAAGATTATTTACCCCATCATTCAATTTCTCAAGAACTTTTCAAAACACAAATGCAAAATTTACCTTTGTATGGTTATGGTGTAAAGTGCTTTACATTGTGTATGGTTGAAACGGCTCTTAGAATTACCGACAACACACTAAATGTAAAGATTTTAGAGAAAATCATTGAAAATGGCAAGGAAATGCTACAAAAACCAATCGAGTTACTCGATGGTGTGGAAGAAACTTTACAAGCTTTATCAAAAGATTACCGAATTGTAGTAGCTACAAAAGGTGATTTACTCGACCAAGAACGTAAATTGAAGAAATCTGGAATTGAACACTTTTTTCACCATATTGAAATTATGAGTGAAAAGAAAACGCCTGATTATGAGAAGCTTATCAAGCATTTGGATATTCAACCTGAAGAATTTTTGATGATAGGAAATTCGATAAAATCTGATGTTTTACCAGTTTTAGATGCGGGTGGGTACGCTGTGCATGTACCTTATCATACGACATGGGCATACGAGCAAGTTGAGCATAATATTGACAATCCAAAATTTACAAAAGTAGATGTAATCAAAGATATTTTGCCGTTTTTATTGGCGTAG
- the add gene encoding adenosine deaminase, whose protein sequence is MKRTDYSLLPKVELHLHLDCCLSFEVVNKIDPTISFETYRESFVAPPKCTDLADYITRAVSGCNLMQTKEQLRLVTLDLFEQLKKEYVIYAEIRFAPLLHTFKGLSSVEVVEVVNEAVSEGISQTGVEAGLILCTLRHFSEQQSMETVNLVKEFEGSNVIGFDIAADEAGFPIDNHLKAFVFAKENKLHITAHAGEAKGAESVWETLQHFHPTRIGHGVRSVEDPKLMEFLKQNDIHLEVCPTSNVQTNVVESIEHHPVDKIYQSGVSMSINTDARTISDVDLKHEYELLENQFNWQKEYFKQCNLEAIKHAFISSEKKRTLAKKIEEMWVEINY, encoded by the coding sequence ATGAAAAGAACTGATTATTCTCTACTACCTAAAGTTGAGCTTCACCTGCATTTAGATTGTTGTTTGAGTTTTGAAGTAGTCAATAAAATTGACCCAACTATTAGTTTTGAAACCTATCGAGAATCATTTGTAGCTCCACCCAAATGCACAGATTTGGCTGATTATATCACCCGAGCGGTGAGTGGCTGTAATTTAATGCAGACCAAAGAACAATTGCGTTTAGTGACGCTTGATTTGTTTGAGCAACTGAAAAAAGAGTATGTTATTTATGCTGAAATTAGGTTTGCTCCACTCTTACATACATTCAAAGGATTAAGTTCGGTAGAAGTGGTTGAAGTAGTGAATGAAGCCGTAAGTGAAGGAATTAGTCAAACAGGTGTAGAAGCAGGTCTGATACTTTGCACGCTTCGCCACTTTTCAGAGCAACAAAGTATGGAAACCGTAAACTTAGTCAAGGAATTCGAAGGGTCAAATGTAATTGGTTTTGATATTGCGGCTGACGAAGCGGGTTTCCCGATTGATAATCATTTAAAAGCATTTGTTTTTGCTAAAGAAAATAAATTACACATAACTGCTCACGCGGGTGAAGCCAAAGGAGCAGAAAGTGTATGGGAAACACTTCAACATTTTCATCCAACTCGAATTGGGCATGGTGTTAGGAGCGTTGAAGACCCAAAATTGATGGAGTTTTTGAAACAAAATGATATTCATTTGGAAGTCTGCCCAACCAGTAATGTGCAAACCAATGTGGTAGAAAGTATTGAACATCATCCAGTTGATAAAATATACCAAAGTGGTGTTTCGATGAGTATTAATACCGATGCTCGAACTATCTCTGATGTTGATTTAAAGCATGAATATGAATTACTAGAAAATCAATTTAATTGGCAGAAGGAGTATTTCAAGCAATGTAATTTGGAAGCCATCAAGCATGCCTTTATTTCTTCTGAAAAAAAGCGTACTTTAGCTAAAAAGATAGAGGAAATGTGGGTTGAAATTAATTATTAA
- a CDS encoding ABC transporter permease: MLKEAFKFMWYDKTKMFGILFGIILSVFLIGQNIGICFSLLNSTISLAKYNQKYIWVVSDKSQQVSDLPLLDMRIYRELMSINGIKKVNQLVVGAGSAKFSNGTKTGITMIGTQAPSFAGGPWKFAYGNLQDLQQEGAVIGDAYDPIQAKNIKLGDHFEYNGNRVVMIGQTKGAKGLGIAYAFTTVERARKLCKIPTTKASAFLVEKVDGASTEQVINAINKEIPGVKARDGAAYTNESLKYFALNSGIVSSFGILVVFAIITGFAIVGLTMFSAVTDRLKDYGTIKAIGGTNAIIRKLILWQAIIYSFIGFIIAYTLLYGFVQATKTNLDIQLTPELILFLVIVTLIIAVLGSLLAMRKIIKLEPAAIFRL; this comes from the coding sequence ATGTTAAAAGAAGCATTCAAATTTATGTGGTACGACAAGACCAAAATGTTTGGAATCTTGTTCGGAATCATCCTATCAGTCTTTCTGATTGGGCAAAATATTGGCATTTGTTTTTCGCTACTCAATAGTACAATTTCATTAGCAAAATATAACCAAAAATATATTTGGGTAGTAAGCGATAAAAGTCAACAAGTATCAGACCTACCGCTACTTGACATGCGGATTTACCGAGAATTAATGAGTATCAATGGCATAAAAAAGGTAAATCAATTGGTTGTTGGAGCAGGAAGTGCGAAGTTTAGTAATGGCACTAAAACAGGAATCACCATGATTGGTACGCAAGCTCCAAGTTTTGCGGGTGGGCCATGGAAATTTGCTTATGGAAACTTACAAGACCTGCAACAAGAAGGTGCAGTGATTGGTGATGCATACGACCCAATTCAAGCAAAAAACATCAAATTAGGTGATCATTTTGAGTATAATGGCAATCGAGTAGTGATGATTGGGCAAACTAAAGGAGCCAAAGGTTTAGGTATTGCCTACGCTTTTACTACGGTGGAAAGGGCTCGAAAACTATGTAAAATTCCAACTACAAAAGCTTCGGCATTCCTGGTAGAAAAAGTAGATGGAGCTTCTACCGAACAAGTAATCAACGCGATAAACAAAGAAATTCCGGGAGTAAAAGCTCGTGATGGAGCAGCCTATACCAATGAAAGTTTGAAATATTTTGCCCTAAATAGTGGCATTGTTTCTTCCTTCGGAATCTTAGTTGTATTTGCCATCATTACAGGTTTTGCGATTGTTGGTCTAACCATGTTTTCGGCAGTAACCGACCGCTTAAAGGATTACGGAACAATTAAAGCCATTGGTGGTACAAATGCTATCATTAGAAAACTGATTCTTTGGCAAGCAATTATCTACTCTTTCATTGGTTTTATAATTGCCTATACCCTCCTCTACGGGTTCGTGCAAGCCACTAAAACTAATTTAGATATTCAGCTTACACCTGAGTTAATCTTATTTTTGGTTATAGTGACATTGATAATTGCAGTTTTGGGTAGCTTATTAGCGATGCGTAAAATTATCAAGCTTGAGCCAGCTGCCATATTTAGGCTTTAA
- a CDS encoding ABC transporter ATP-binding protein produces the protein MKHLAYLNKYFLKYKWYLILGTIFTIISNLFGIIPAQIVRHALDLVKETIDVYFLFENSQTQKSMYEVFTTSISIYGLLILAMAIAKGVFLFAVRQTLIVMSRHIEFDLKNEIYAHYQTLPLSFYRQNNTGDLMARISEDVSKVRMYVGPSLMYLMNMFVLVVLVLSYMFSVNARLTWWVLLPMPVLSASIFIVSSTVNKRSEEIQRSLSKLSTFVQEAFSGIRVLKAFAREDDSAKRFNLESDVYKQKSLSLTWVDALFSPTTALLIGLSTVLCVYIGGQEIIAGRLTPGNVTEFIMYVFMLTWPLIALGWTSSQIQRAAASQKRINEFLHEKSEIVSNKNLTTPIEGNISFKNIDFTYVDSGIQALKNFNLDIKAGESVAILGTTGSGKSTIANLIVRMYDTNKGDIFVDGHSIKDYNVQYLRSQMGYVPQEVFLFSDTIMNNAKFGSPNISDEQVIQATKDADLYQNIMDFPDKYETKLGERGITLSGGQKQRLSIARAIAREPKILILDDCLSAVDTNTENIILNNLQRIMQNRTSVIISHRVSSAKLADKILVLDNGEVIEQGTHEELYEKGGAYRELYEKQLQTEEV, from the coding sequence TTGAAACATCTTGCTTACCTCAACAAATACTTTCTAAAATATAAATGGTATCTAATTTTAGGTACTATTTTCACAATTATATCAAACCTCTTTGGTATCATTCCCGCTCAAATCGTGCGTCATGCCCTCGATTTGGTCAAAGAAACCATAGATGTCTATTTCTTGTTTGAAAACTCGCAAACACAAAAGTCGATGTATGAAGTTTTCACCACAAGTATTAGTATTTATGGGCTATTAATTTTGGCAATGGCTATTGCCAAAGGTGTGTTTCTTTTTGCTGTTCGCCAGACACTTATCGTTATGTCCCGCCATATTGAGTTCGACCTCAAAAATGAAATATACGCTCATTATCAGACACTTCCATTGAGTTTTTACCGTCAAAATAACACGGGCGACTTGATGGCTCGTATTTCGGAAGATGTAAGTAAAGTACGTATGTACGTTGGGCCATCGCTCATGTACTTGATGAATATGTTTGTTTTGGTTGTGCTTGTGTTAAGTTATATGTTTTCGGTTAACGCACGTCTCACATGGTGGGTTTTATTGCCTATGCCTGTACTTTCTGCAAGTATTTTTATTGTGAGTAGCACCGTTAATAAACGTTCAGAAGAAATTCAGAGAAGTCTTTCAAAGCTATCAACATTCGTTCAAGAAGCGTTCTCTGGGATCAGGGTTTTAAAAGCATTTGCTCGAGAAGATGATTCAGCGAAAAGATTCAATCTAGAAAGCGATGTTTACAAACAAAAGTCTTTATCGCTCACTTGGGTTGATGCTTTATTCTCGCCAACTACTGCCCTACTCATTGGTTTAAGTACAGTACTTTGTGTATATATTGGTGGTCAAGAAATTATTGCGGGTCGCCTTACACCGGGTAATGTTACAGAGTTCATCATGTATGTATTCATGCTCACATGGCCACTTATTGCTTTGGGTTGGACTTCAAGCCAAATTCAACGAGCGGCTGCCTCACAAAAACGTATCAATGAGTTTTTGCACGAAAAATCTGAAATCGTTTCTAACAAAAATCTTACAACTCCAATAGAAGGAAATATTAGCTTCAAAAATATTGATTTTACTTATGTAGATTCAGGTATTCAAGCTCTTAAAAACTTTAATCTTGATATTAAGGCTGGCGAATCTGTTGCCATTTTAGGTACGACTGGTTCTGGTAAAAGTACCATTGCTAATCTAATTGTAAGAATGTATGACACCAACAAAGGCGATATTTTTGTAGATGGTCATTCAATAAAAGATTATAATGTTCAATACTTACGTAGTCAGATGGGATATGTACCACAAGAAGTTTTCTTATTCTCTGATACGATTATGAATAATGCCAAATTTGGTTCGCCCAATATAAGTGATGAACAAGTAATTCAAGCTACCAAAGATGCTGATTTGTATCAGAATATCATGGATTTTCCTGATAAATATGAAACTAAACTTGGTGAAAGAGGTATCACGCTTTCGGGTGGACAGAAACAACGTCTTTCAATAGCACGTGCGATTGCTCGTGAACCAAAGATTTTGATTTTAGATGATTGTCTTTCAGCGGTGGATACAAATACCGAAAATATTATCTTGAACAATCTCCAACGCATCATGCAAAACCGTACTTCGGTTATTATTTCACATAGAGTTTCTTCTGCAAAATTGGCAGATAAAATCTTGGTTTTGGACAACGGCGAAGTAATCGAACAAGGCACTCACGAGGAGCTTTACGAAAAAGGTGGAGCTTATCGTGAACTCTACGAAAAGCAATTACAAACTGAGGAGGTTTAA